The Papaver somniferum cultivar HN1 chromosome 3, ASM357369v1, whole genome shotgun sequence genome includes a region encoding these proteins:
- the LOC113361228 gene encoding uncharacterized protein LOC113361228 isoform X2: MVGEEEQKIVCNDGDILNAKWDACIDLSLRRVFYTSVAGAVSSLVLFRGPASRWAALAFGAGVGIGSAYTESSRILEGSLPNWTSKAALPPNSKDEQN; the protein is encoded by the exons ATGGTGGGAGAAGAAGAACAGAAAATAGTATGTAACGATGGTGATATTCTAAACGCAAAATGGGATGCTTGTATAGATTTAAGTCTTCGTCGAGTTTTTTACACTTCGGTCGCCGGAGCTGTCAGCTCTCTCGTTCTATTTA GGGGTCCTGCATCTCGATGGGCAGCTTTAGCATTTGGTGCTGGTGTGGGTATTGGATCAGCTTATACAGAGTCTTCTAGGATACTTGAAGGGTCTCTTCCTAATTGGACTTCTAAAGCTGCACTACCTCCTAATTCTAAG gaTGAACAAAACTGA
- the LOC113361228 gene encoding uncharacterized protein LOC113361228 isoform X1, with translation MVGEEEQKIVCNDGDILNAKWDACIDLSLRRVFYTSVAGAVSSLVLFRGPASRWAALAFGAGVGIGSAYTESSRILEGMNKTEIRCQKGCENLLQLQNLITPLL, from the exons ATGGTGGGAGAAGAAGAACAGAAAATAGTATGTAACGATGGTGATATTCTAAACGCAAAATGGGATGCTTGTATAGATTTAAGTCTTCGTCGAGTTTTTTACACTTCGGTCGCCGGAGCTGTCAGCTCTCTCGTTCTATTTA GGGGTCCTGCATCTCGATGGGCAGCTTTAGCATTTGGTGCTGGTGTGGGTATTGGATCAGCTTATACAGAGTCTTCTAGGATACTTGAAGG gaTGAACAAAACTGAGATACGCTGTCAGAAAGGGTGTGAAAATTTACTCCAATTGCAGAATCTTATTACGCCATTATTGTAA